One window from the genome of Gimesia aquarii encodes:
- a CDS encoding DUF502 domain-containing protein, producing the protein MSQHVKKSFGFLKTTAIGGLIFLLPLIVIGALVGQIVPIVLTVAKVLSEYIPVQTPAGISLLVAISIGIVLLMCFAAGLIARWSIGRSLSRFVEKNLILLFPRYAIYREQLKGSIGGDHNKPEMIPVLVRIDDVTRIAFEVERTEGPLVSLYLPGSPDPWSGFVIFLTPDRIEPLDIPFSEALGICERMGRESLHFLEQQQKPSQN; encoded by the coding sequence ATGTCACAGCATGTGAAAAAGAGTTTTGGCTTTTTAAAAACGACCGCCATTGGGGGATTGATCTTTTTATTGCCTTTGATTGTGATCGGTGCCTTAGTTGGTCAGATCGTGCCGATTGTGTTAACGGTGGCAAAGGTACTCTCCGAATATATTCCCGTACAGACTCCGGCGGGAATATCGCTCCTGGTTGCGATCTCGATTGGCATCGTTCTCTTGATGTGTTTTGCTGCGGGACTGATTGCCCGTTGGTCTATTGGCAGAAGCCTCTCTCGCTTTGTGGAAAAAAATCTGATTTTGCTTTTCCCCCGTTATGCCATCTATCGTGAACAGTTAAAGGGCAGTATTGGGGGTGACCATAACAAACCGGAAATGATTCCCGTTCTCGTTCGCATTGATGACGTCACGCGTATCGCCTTCGAAGTGGAACGAACAGAGGGACCACTGGTTTCACTTTATCTGCCCGGTTCGCCGGACCCCTGGTCAGGTTTTGTGATCTTCCTGACACCAGATCGTATCGAACCGTTGGATATTCCGTTTTCGGAAGCATTGGGAATTTGCGAACGCATGGGGCGCGAATCACTGCATTTCCTGGAACAACAGCAGAAACCTTCTCAAAATTAG
- a CDS encoding metallophosphoesterase family protein, with protein sequence MPIHLPTQNRRQFLITLGAGLVASQTGVYASETQQEIVYLLNDTHIGEKHPANSPVPSHLRQVVSELVGLKRKPACVLINGDLALKDGQPGDYRHFAKLIRPLREAKIDTHLTLGNHDQRDVFYEVMKEEQPESPPVKSRHISVVQTRYANFFLLDSLHKTMVTQGTLGKEQRTWLAKALDAHSEKPAIIVTHHNPRLGGNPVHFPGGLTDSVELWKLLVARPQVKAYIHGHIHHRGNAQHQGIHIFNTPATSYVANPDKSTTGWTIARLSPKGITLTTRTNDEEHAWNHQSKTLHWR encoded by the coding sequence ATGCCCATTCACCTGCCCACTCAGAACCGTCGTCAGTTCCTGATTACCTTGGGAGCAGGACTTGTTGCGAGTCAAACCGGCGTTTATGCCAGTGAAACGCAACAGGAAATCGTCTATCTCTTAAACGATACACACATTGGTGAAAAGCATCCCGCTAATTCGCCAGTCCCCAGTCATCTCAGGCAGGTTGTGAGTGAATTAGTCGGGCTGAAACGAAAACCGGCTTGTGTACTCATCAATGGAGACCTGGCACTCAAAGATGGACAACCCGGCGACTACCGTCATTTTGCCAAACTGATTCGTCCGTTGCGTGAAGCAAAAATTGACACTCATTTGACGTTGGGAAACCATGATCAACGTGATGTATTTTATGAAGTGATGAAAGAAGAGCAGCCGGAATCTCCGCCAGTGAAATCGCGTCATATTTCTGTCGTGCAAACCAGATATGCGAATTTCTTTCTGCTGGATTCACTACACAAAACTATGGTGACACAGGGAACCCTTGGAAAAGAGCAACGTACCTGGTTGGCCAAAGCTCTCGACGCCCATTCTGAGAAACCTGCCATTATCGTCACACATCACAACCCTCGGTTGGGGGGGAATCCCGTTCACTTTCCCGGTGGCTTAACCGACTCGGTTGAATTGTGGAAACTTCTGGTAGCACGCCCACAAGTCAAAGCCTACATTCACGGACACATTCATCACCGCGGTAACGCACAGCATCAAGGCATTCATATTTTTAATACGCCAGCCACGTCCTACGTCGCAAATCCCGACAAATCGACCACCGGCTGGACCATTGCCAGGTTGAGTCCGAAAGGGATTACACTCACGACCCGCACGAATGATGAAGAACACGCTTGGAATCATCAATCCAAAACGCTTCACTGGCGTTGA
- a CDS encoding alkaline phosphatase D family protein, translating to MQSLTRRMALKLFALGTTLFGFKKPTSVSASEKREESSVIGRWNKTHDRVWLGEEFWANPMEDWRIVDGAAECQSTGGSRNVQLVTHQLTNTDAAFEMSVRVSQVEKKQQDGGVGFRVGVKSDINEYRSNCFARGGIKAGLVAGTMVLGNKQQKLSQSADMKDCILTLIGKPQGEKYALTLIVSNPESDKPLGSLTQSFPKQAVLGNVALVSNFDARFKRKIGARYRFNDWTVAGDAFTVSPEHKFGPILWSQYTLSDSRGPEGFVMKISALTGPLGEKDNKEVELFIKQAGEWKSLGTAPLDTDAWTATFRIPNWNEKETTPFKLVYKEKHTDGTESTTERTGIIRANPEGRPLRLGALTCQKDYGFPYEPVANNLLKVDPDLLYFSGDQLYEDHGGFGLIRDPAGPAILNYLRKFYMHGWAFGEAMRDRPTVCIPDDHDVFQGNIWGEGGMKMTEGSTSSKGGYREPARMVNVVHKTCAGHHPDYYDPTPCKQNISVYYGDMVYGGVSFAILGDRQFKSGPERVETGSGRADHVSDPNFDTSKLDKPGLELLGDRQEKFLEHWCDDWRAHNMKVLLSQTVFAGVATHHGGYKGYLKADLDSGSWPQTARNRTVRILRKGMPLHINGDQHLTTLSQYGADEQRDSCWSFCTPAISAGYPRWWRPDEVNMPHKNRPKHSMDNTGEYIDGFGNKVYVYAVGNPEPGTEKNRYDLAHQKGSGFGLVLIDPKSKTYTLNCYRFLVDVNDGKASNQFPGWPVTLHQKENGGDNLIG from the coding sequence ATGCAATCACTGACCCGCCGGATGGCTTTGAAACTCTTTGCCTTGGGAACCACTCTTTTCGGATTCAAAAAACCAACGTCGGTTTCTGCCTCTGAAAAGAGAGAGGAGTCCTCCGTTATCGGTCGCTGGAATAAAACCCATGATCGAGTCTGGCTGGGAGAAGAATTCTGGGCCAACCCCATGGAAGATTGGCGAATCGTGGATGGGGCGGCCGAATGTCAGTCAACAGGAGGGAGCCGCAATGTGCAACTTGTGACTCATCAACTGACAAACACCGATGCTGCTTTTGAGATGTCAGTCCGAGTGAGTCAGGTCGAAAAGAAACAACAGGATGGCGGTGTTGGTTTTCGAGTGGGTGTCAAAAGCGATATCAATGAATACCGCAGTAATTGTTTTGCCAGAGGCGGAATTAAAGCGGGTCTGGTGGCGGGAACGATGGTACTTGGGAACAAGCAGCAAAAGTTAAGTCAGTCCGCTGATATGAAAGACTGTATCTTAACTCTCATCGGAAAACCGCAGGGAGAAAAGTACGCGTTGACTTTAATTGTGTCCAATCCCGAGTCTGATAAACCTCTCGGTTCGCTCACACAAAGTTTTCCCAAGCAGGCAGTCCTCGGAAATGTGGCACTTGTCAGTAACTTTGATGCTCGATTTAAACGCAAGATTGGCGCACGCTATCGCTTCAACGACTGGACCGTTGCCGGTGATGCGTTCACAGTCAGTCCCGAGCATAAGTTCGGTCCGATTTTATGGTCCCAGTATACACTCAGTGATTCTCGCGGTCCTGAAGGTTTCGTGATGAAGATCAGCGCTTTGACGGGGCCTTTAGGCGAAAAAGATAACAAAGAGGTCGAATTATTCATCAAGCAAGCGGGCGAATGGAAATCGCTGGGAACTGCGCCACTGGATACCGATGCCTGGACGGCAACCTTTCGCATTCCCAACTGGAATGAAAAAGAAACAACACCCTTCAAATTGGTTTATAAAGAAAAACATACGGATGGTACTGAAAGCACCACAGAGCGAACTGGCATCATCCGTGCAAATCCCGAAGGTCGCCCTCTGCGGTTGGGTGCATTGACCTGTCAGAAAGACTACGGATTTCCTTACGAACCAGTGGCAAATAACTTGCTGAAAGTCGATCCTGATTTACTCTATTTCTCCGGTGATCAGCTTTATGAAGATCATGGTGGTTTCGGCCTGATTCGTGACCCCGCGGGACCTGCGATTTTGAACTATCTTCGTAAGTTCTACATGCACGGCTGGGCCTTTGGTGAAGCGATGCGGGACCGCCCCACCGTCTGTATTCCCGATGACCACGATGTCTTCCAGGGAAACATCTGGGGAGAGGGGGGTATGAAGATGACGGAAGGTTCAACTTCCTCCAAGGGAGGTTATCGAGAGCCGGCACGCATGGTCAACGTCGTTCACAAAACCTGTGCCGGGCATCACCCCGATTACTATGACCCCACTCCCTGCAAACAAAACATCAGCGTTTACTATGGCGATATGGTCTATGGCGGAGTCAGTTTTGCAATCCTGGGAGACCGGCAATTCAAAAGTGGTCCGGAACGCGTCGAGACTGGAAGTGGTAGAGCAGACCACGTCAGTGATCCGAACTTTGATACCTCTAAGCTGGATAAACCGGGGCTTGAGTTACTGGGTGACCGGCAGGAAAAATTCCTGGAACACTGGTGTGATGACTGGCGGGCACACAACATGAAGGTCCTGCTCAGTCAAACCGTTTTTGCCGGTGTTGCCACACATCATGGCGGATACAAAGGGTACCTGAAAGCGGACCTGGATTCCGGGAGCTGGCCGCAAACGGCACGAAACCGCACGGTTCGTATCCTTCGGAAAGGAATGCCGCTTCATATCAACGGCGACCAGCACTTAACGACACTCTCACAATATGGTGCCGACGAACAACGTGACAGTTGCTGGTCGTTTTGTACACCCGCGATTTCCGCCGGCTATCCTCGCTGGTGGCGACCGGATGAAGTGAACATGCCACACAAAAACCGTCCGAAACATAGCATGGACAATACAGGCGAATATATTGATGGCTTCGGAAACAAAGTCTATGTCTACGCCGTTGGGAATCCTGAACCAGGTACCGAGAAGAATCGTTATGATCTGGCACATCAGAAGGGAAGTGGCTTTGGATTGGTTCTGATCGATCCCAAATCCAAAACCTACACGCTGAATTGCTATCGGTTCCTGGTCGACGTTAACGATGGGAAAGCGTCCAATCAGTTTCCTGGTTGGCCTGTCACCCTGCACCAAAAAGAAAATGGTGGTGATAATCTAATTGGTTAA
- a CDS encoding alpha/beta hydrolase family protein, with amino-acid sequence MNPLLKMIVLSFVVSLTTRVTAEEDLNVLPPATGKMAEVGHVYHALQQQSYAASAKRQAEYEALKTSEQCEAYQERMKEFFRTQIGDFPERTPLNPRIIGRLKGKGFRVENVIYESWPGHHVTANLYLPTTKPPYPGVLIPCGHSHDGKADDRYQRVCMLLAQNGMAAMCYDPIGQGERYQVLSKEPNEFFRGTKRYRPPHPQVQFYCTAEHTLMSVSSIPLGSNAARYRIWDGMRSIDYLVSRPDIDPKQIGCAGNSGGGTLTSYLMALDDRVKCAAPGCYSTMYRSLIDFNGPQDGEQIIFGQLAYGLDIPNYTLMRAPKPTLICAATHDSTFKIEGTWELFRESKRFYTRMGYAERVDLIEADAPHGFGLKLREGTARWMSRWLLNKENAIFEGELPVFTYQELQCSQSGQILLDAGERSLFEINQGLNQELVEERIKQWANMDLNTARKKVRDITKITKLNDLHRPEFKEVGTIKREGYHIKKMILTPEHGVPLPALLFHPDDVSGEIVLYLNGAGKQVDAAPGGKIEQRMKQGDVVMALDVRCIGETSRKNNRRINWAHGLLGPNYHEFALAFLLGDSMVKLRAEDILVSARFLSEYQSKAKPRKIELTAIGETAIPALHAAALEPEQFSQVSLSRMVPSWGEVVKTPETHNQLINTVHGALKVYDLPDLIKLAGASKVKVSHPASVTENLAAKDQ; translated from the coding sequence ATGAATCCATTACTGAAAATGATTGTGCTTAGTTTTGTTGTTTCGCTCACCACCCGGGTTACTGCCGAAGAAGATCTGAATGTTCTTCCCCCCGCAACCGGCAAAATGGCTGAGGTCGGGCATGTCTATCATGCGTTGCAGCAGCAAAGTTATGCCGCTTCTGCGAAACGACAGGCCGAATACGAAGCGTTAAAAACCTCTGAACAGTGTGAAGCCTATCAAGAACGAATGAAGGAATTCTTTCGAACACAAATCGGCGACTTTCCTGAACGTACACCTTTGAATCCGCGCATTATTGGACGCCTGAAGGGGAAAGGGTTTCGCGTCGAAAATGTAATTTACGAAAGCTGGCCCGGCCATCATGTGACCGCCAACCTGTATCTTCCCACGACAAAGCCCCCTTATCCTGGCGTACTCATTCCTTGCGGACATAGTCACGATGGAAAAGCCGATGATCGCTATCAGCGCGTCTGTATGTTACTGGCTCAAAATGGAATGGCGGCAATGTGTTACGATCCTATCGGACAGGGAGAACGCTATCAGGTGCTTTCTAAAGAACCGAATGAATTTTTCCGAGGTACAAAACGATATCGTCCGCCTCATCCGCAGGTTCAGTTTTATTGCACTGCAGAACACACACTGATGTCAGTCAGTTCGATTCCTCTGGGAAGTAACGCTGCCCGTTATCGCATCTGGGATGGAATGCGCAGTATCGATTATTTAGTCAGTCGCCCTGATATCGATCCGAAACAAATCGGTTGCGCAGGAAACTCGGGTGGGGGAACTCTTACCAGTTACCTGATGGCCCTTGATGATCGAGTCAAATGCGCAGCTCCGGGCTGTTACTCCACCATGTATCGGTCATTAATCGATTTTAATGGTCCCCAAGATGGGGAGCAGATTATTTTTGGACAACTGGCTTATGGATTGGATATCCCTAATTATACTTTGATGCGGGCTCCCAAACCGACCTTAATCTGTGCCGCCACCCATGACAGCACTTTTAAGATCGAAGGGACCTGGGAATTATTCCGCGAATCCAAACGTTTCTACACAAGGATGGGATACGCCGAGCGTGTCGATCTCATCGAAGCGGACGCACCACACGGCTTTGGTCTGAAACTGCGTGAAGGAACCGCACGCTGGATGAGTCGCTGGCTGTTGAATAAAGAAAACGCGATCTTCGAAGGCGAATTGCCTGTCTTCACCTATCAGGAACTGCAATGTTCTCAGTCAGGTCAAATTTTACTGGATGCCGGCGAGCGTTCGCTGTTTGAGATTAATCAGGGTTTAAATCAAGAACTGGTAGAAGAGCGTATTAAACAGTGGGCAAACATGGATCTGAATACCGCCCGTAAAAAAGTGCGTGATATCACCAAAATTACAAAACTGAATGACCTTCATCGGCCAGAATTCAAAGAAGTCGGCACCATCAAACGTGAAGGCTATCATATCAAGAAAATGATTCTGACCCCTGAACATGGTGTGCCTCTGCCAGCACTGTTGTTCCATCCCGATGATGTGTCAGGTGAAATCGTGCTCTATCTCAACGGAGCAGGGAAGCAAGTTGACGCTGCACCGGGAGGAAAAATCGAACAACGCATGAAACAAGGCGATGTCGTCATGGCCCTTGATGTTCGCTGCATTGGCGAAACTTCACGTAAAAACAATCGGCGGATTAACTGGGCCCACGGTTTACTTGGTCCCAATTACCATGAATTTGCACTGGCGTTTCTGTTGGGGGATTCGATGGTCAAATTACGAGCGGAAGACATTCTGGTTTCAGCACGATTTCTTTCGGAATACCAATCAAAAGCGAAACCAAGAAAAATTGAATTGACGGCCATCGGAGAAACGGCCATTCCCGCCTTACATGCTGCGGCTTTAGAGCCGGAACAATTCTCCCAAGTCAGCTTAAGTCGCATGGTTCCTTCCTGGGGTGAGGTTGTCAAAACACCGGAAACTCATAATCAGTTAATCAACACGGTTCACGGTGCGTTGAAAGTGTATGACTTGCCAGACCTGATCAAATTAGCCGGAGCGTCCAAAGTGAAAGTCTCTCATCCCGCTTCCGTCACAGAAAATCTGGCTGCAAAAGATCAATAA
- a CDS encoding NAD-dependent malic enzyme, which translates to MNSGRSTEGNTIQKKGTLLIEDPILNKGTAFTEQERIENGLLGLLPPHVDTLDEQVDRAYEAFCDFRDNIDKHIFLRQLQDENETLFYRLLLEHITEMMPIVYTPVVGLACQRFSHIYRRPRGIFISYPERDSMDAIFENVQRDVDVIVVTDGERILGLGDQGVGGMGIPIGKLSLYTLCGGVDPAKTLPIVLDLGTNNQERLDDPRYMGWRENRIKGAEYDAFIGQFVAAVKKRFPNVLLQWEDFASVDAERILDQYRDDLCTFNDDIQGTAAVTTGTILAAIAASGSDLKDQQIVMLGAGSAGVGICLQLKQAMLLAGMSEPEARSRFYVIDRDGLLHSGRTDLDELHQQLAQSPENLNGWDCDVSGSISFADVVRNSKPGVLIGATGQTGAFSEDIIREMAKHVERPVIFPLSNPTSRAEATPADLLKWTDGKAVIATGSPFDPVEYNGVTHTIAQCNNSYIFPAMGLGILASRARRVTDSMFMAAASALKETSPALKDPTASLLPPLTNIREVGRHIAKAVAAAAIEAGVADSVTPDEIDQRIEQTMWNPEY; encoded by the coding sequence ATGAATTCAGGACGGTCAACAGAGGGAAACACAATTCAGAAAAAAGGAACCTTGTTGATTGAGGATCCAATTTTGAATAAGGGGACTGCATTTACCGAACAGGAACGAATTGAAAATGGGCTACTCGGTTTGTTGCCTCCGCACGTCGATACGCTCGACGAACAGGTGGATCGTGCGTATGAGGCGTTCTGTGATTTCCGTGACAATATTGACAAGCATATCTTTCTGAGACAGCTTCAGGACGAAAACGAAACATTGTTCTATCGCTTGCTGCTGGAGCATATCACTGAGATGATGCCCATTGTTTATACGCCCGTTGTAGGATTGGCCTGCCAGCGGTTCAGCCATATCTACCGACGCCCGCGCGGGATCTTCATTTCTTATCCCGAACGTGATTCCATGGATGCCATCTTCGAAAATGTGCAACGCGATGTCGATGTGATTGTGGTGACCGACGGTGAACGCATTCTTGGCCTGGGTGACCAGGGAGTGGGCGGCATGGGTATTCCGATTGGAAAACTATCGCTCTACACTTTGTGTGGCGGGGTCGATCCTGCCAAAACATTACCAATTGTCTTGGATCTGGGAACCAATAATCAGGAACGTTTAGACGACCCGCGTTATATGGGTTGGCGCGAGAATCGGATTAAAGGCGCTGAGTATGATGCATTTATCGGGCAATTTGTAGCAGCCGTCAAGAAGCGGTTCCCCAATGTGCTTTTACAATGGGAGGACTTTGCATCCGTCGACGCCGAGCGAATTCTCGATCAGTATCGCGATGACCTTTGTACGTTTAACGATGATATCCAGGGCACAGCCGCTGTGACAACAGGCACGATTCTGGCCGCAATTGCCGCTTCCGGGAGTGATCTGAAAGACCAGCAGATTGTCATGTTGGGAGCGGGTTCTGCCGGCGTGGGGATCTGTTTACAACTGAAACAGGCCATGTTACTCGCGGGAATGAGCGAACCGGAAGCCCGTTCGCGTTTCTACGTGATCGATCGAGATGGTTTATTGCATTCTGGCCGAACGGATCTGGACGAACTGCATCAACAGTTGGCGCAGTCACCTGAAAATCTAAACGGCTGGGACTGCGATGTGTCGGGGTCGATCTCTTTTGCAGATGTGGTTCGCAACAGCAAGCCGGGAGTGCTGATTGGAGCGACCGGACAAACGGGTGCCTTCTCTGAGGACATTATTCGCGAAATGGCAAAACACGTGGAACGACCTGTAATCTTTCCGCTTTCGAATCCGACTTCACGGGCAGAAGCGACTCCAGCCGATTTACTGAAGTGGACTGATGGCAAAGCGGTGATCGCAACCGGGAGCCCTTTTGATCCTGTCGAATATAATGGGGTCACGCATACTATCGCACAATGTAACAATAGTTATATTTTCCCCGCGATGGGTCTCGGTATTCTGGCTTCTCGGGCACGACGCGTTACCGATTCCATGTTTATGGCCGCGGCATCGGCACTCAAAGAAACTTCACCGGCGCTCAAAGATCCGACTGCATCGTTACTGCCTCCATTGACTAACATTCGCGAAGTCGGGCGACATATTGCGAAGGCCGTTGCTGCAGCGGCGATTGAAGCTGGTGTGGCTGATTCCGTTACTCCCGATGAAATTGATCAGCGGATTGAGCAAACCATGTGGAATCCAGAGTATTAA
- a CDS encoding thiamine pyrophosphate-binding protein, which produces MSDHCTTTVGSYLASRLEEIGLQHYFAVPGDYNLVLLDKLLENKNMQMISCCNELNAGYAADGYARATGGASAVFVTYSVGGLSLLNAIAGAYAEDLPVIAVSGGPNTNSESEFEMLHHTLGTLDYDYQRDIFSKVTAEAVTIHDPREAPAQIDHAIQTALRFRKPVYIEIACNIASAVTAEPTVREFGGPTASDPLSLNAAVEHAAELLNSAVKPVMVAGVKLRSFGAEEHFHKLADASGYAIATMPNAKGFFDEQHANYIGIYWGPVGSPGCGEIVDSADLCLFAGPTFTDYTTTGHAALINPTQVIQALPNSVVFPDRTFSNVKLADFLESLSTKLNPNDASMVAYKRIQEEVTPLRPGAPETALSTRQLFSRIQQMLGPDSAVIAETGDSWFNGIQLDLPTGSRFEVQMQYGSIGWSVGATLGYSIGAPNQRPIALIGDGSFQLTAQEVSTIIRYGLKPIIFLINNGGYTIEVEIHDGPYNTIKNWNYAELVKVFNAEDGNGWSCKAGTEGELDEAIQKAVAHNGPAFIEVLIDRDDCSKNLLVWGGHVAKNNGRPPHSA; this is translated from the coding sequence ATGTCTGATCATTGCACTACTACAGTTGGTTCCTATCTTGCTTCACGGTTGGAAGAAATCGGTTTACAACATTACTTCGCTGTGCCGGGTGACTATAACCTTGTCTTGCTCGACAAGCTGCTGGAAAATAAAAATATGCAGATGATTTCCTGCTGTAATGAATTGAACGCAGGGTATGCCGCCGACGGTTATGCGCGGGCCACAGGAGGCGCCAGCGCCGTCTTTGTCACTTACAGTGTCGGAGGTTTGAGTCTGCTCAATGCTATTGCGGGGGCGTATGCTGAAGACTTGCCGGTGATCGCCGTTTCGGGAGGGCCGAATACCAATTCGGAATCCGAATTTGAAATGTTACATCACACGCTGGGGACGCTCGATTATGACTATCAACGTGATATCTTTTCAAAGGTGACTGCCGAAGCGGTCACGATCCATGATCCTCGCGAAGCACCTGCCCAAATTGATCATGCCATTCAAACGGCACTTCGTTTTCGCAAACCTGTTTATATTGAGATTGCCTGCAACATCGCTTCGGCTGTGACTGCGGAACCGACTGTGCGAGAATTCGGAGGACCGACGGCCAGTGATCCACTGTCACTAAACGCCGCCGTTGAACACGCGGCAGAACTGCTGAATTCAGCGGTCAAACCTGTGATGGTCGCAGGTGTCAAACTACGTTCGTTTGGAGCAGAGGAACATTTTCATAAACTGGCGGATGCGTCGGGGTATGCAATCGCCACAATGCCCAACGCAAAAGGTTTTTTTGACGAGCAGCATGCGAACTACATCGGAATCTACTGGGGTCCCGTGGGTTCACCCGGCTGTGGAGAAATTGTCGATTCTGCAGATCTCTGCTTGTTTGCCGGCCCTACGTTTACTGACTATACCACAACAGGACATGCGGCTTTGATTAATCCGACGCAAGTCATACAAGCCTTACCGAACAGTGTGGTGTTCCCCGACCGTACTTTCAGTAATGTCAAATTAGCAGATTTTCTTGAGTCACTTTCCACGAAACTGAACCCGAATGATGCATCGATGGTGGCCTATAAACGAATTCAGGAAGAAGTGACGCCACTCCGCCCCGGGGCACCGGAAACAGCTCTTTCCACACGTCAACTCTTTTCACGCATTCAACAGATGTTAGGCCCCGATTCCGCAGTGATCGCGGAGACGGGTGATTCGTGGTTCAATGGAATTCAGCTCGATTTGCCGACAGGTTCACGGTTTGAAGTCCAAATGCAATACGGTTCGATCGGCTGGTCTGTTGGTGCCACGCTGGGGTATAGTATCGGTGCACCGAATCAGCGTCCGATTGCTCTGATTGGAGATGGCTCGTTTCAACTGACGGCTCAGGAGGTCTCCACGATCATTCGTTACGGATTGAAACCGATCATTTTCCTGATCAACAATGGTGGTTATACAATTGAAGTGGAAATTCATGATGGACCGTACAACACCATTAAGAACTGGAATTACGCGGAACTGGTGAAGGTCTTCAATGCAGAAGATGGAAATGGCTGGAGTTGCAAGGCTGGTACAGAAGGGGAACTGGACGAAGCGATTCAAAAAGCGGTGGCCCATAATGGTCCTGCCTTCATTGAAGTGCTCATCGACCGGGACGATTGCAGCAAGAATCTGCTTGTCTGGGGAGGGCATGTCGCCAAAAACAATGGCCGTCCACCACACTCTGCATAA
- the yciA gene encoding acyl-CoA thioester hydrolase YciA — MMEEVCELPDGKLILRTLAMPADTNANGDIFGGWIMSQMDIAGGIMSKEISSTRTVTIAVESMKFIRPVKVGDVVCCYGTVERIGTTSIKLQLEVWVEPVLRHEDSNCPYFKVTEAAFTYVAIDKHGKKTPIVKQGT; from the coding sequence TTGATGGAAGAAGTCTGTGAATTGCCCGATGGGAAGTTGATTCTGCGAACCCTGGCGATGCCCGCCGACACCAATGCGAACGGAGACATTTTTGGTGGCTGGATCATGTCACAGATGGATATCGCTGGTGGAATTATGTCGAAAGAGATTTCGAGTACACGCACAGTGACCATTGCCGTTGAATCGATGAAATTCATTCGACCCGTCAAGGTAGGGGATGTCGTATGTTGTTATGGAACGGTTGAAAGAATTGGTACGACATCTATTAAACTGCAACTTGAAGTCTGGGTAGAGCCGGTGCTGCGGCATGAAGATTCCAATTGTCCCTACTTTAAAGTCACAGAAGCTGCGTTTACTTATGTGGCCATTGACAAACATGGCAAGAAAACACCGATTGTTAAACAAGGCACTTAA